A single window of Clostridia bacterium DNA harbors:
- the ald gene encoding alanine dehydrogenase: MIVGVPKEIKAYENRVALTPAGVHALRSHGHEVLVETGAGAGSGFSDEEYAAAGARILASADELFAQAEMIVKVKEPQPVEVERLRENQILFTYLHLAPDAELTHGLLRKKVVAIAYETVQLPDRSLPLLTPMSEVAGRMAVQIGAHFLEKPQGGSGVLLGGVPGVAPGHVVIIGGGVVGTNAAKMAVGMGARVTIIDINAERLRQLDDLFGARVTTLMSNAHNIAAAVASADLLVGAVLIPGARAPHLVTEDMVRSMRPGSVIVDVAIDQGGVVATSDRVTTHAEPTYVRHGVVHYAVANMPGAVPRTSTFALTNVTLPYVLAIADKGWRQAVDEDPSLARGVNIVAGRVVYRAVAEAHGLEYTPLEQVI; the protein is encoded by the coding sequence GTGATCGTCGGCGTACCGAAGGAAATCAAGGCGTACGAGAATCGCGTCGCGTTGACACCCGCGGGTGTCCACGCGCTGCGGTCGCACGGCCACGAGGTCCTCGTCGAGACGGGAGCCGGAGCCGGCAGCGGTTTTTCGGACGAGGAGTACGCGGCGGCCGGCGCGCGCATTCTCGCCTCGGCGGACGAGCTCTTCGCCCAGGCGGAGATGATCGTCAAGGTCAAGGAACCCCAGCCGGTCGAGGTCGAGCGCCTGCGCGAGAACCAGATCCTCTTCACGTACCTGCACCTCGCCCCGGATGCGGAGCTCACGCACGGTCTCCTGCGGAAGAAGGTCGTCGCGATCGCGTATGAGACGGTCCAATTGCCGGATCGCTCGCTGCCGCTGCTCACGCCGATGAGCGAAGTGGCCGGTCGCATGGCGGTCCAGATCGGCGCCCACTTCCTCGAAAAGCCGCAGGGCGGTTCGGGCGTCCTCCTGGGTGGCGTGCCCGGCGTGGCTCCGGGCCACGTGGTGATCATCGGCGGCGGCGTCGTCGGCACGAATGCGGCGAAGATGGCCGTCGGCATGGGCGCCCGCGTCACCATCATCGACATCAACGCGGAGCGGCTCCGCCAGCTCGACGACCTCTTCGGCGCGCGGGTGACGACCCTCATGTCGAACGCGCACAACATCGCCGCCGCGGTGGCCAGCGCGGACCTCCTCGTCGGCGCCGTGCTGATCCCGGGCGCTCGGGCGCCGCACCTCGTCACGGAGGACATGGTGCGGAGCATGCGCCCCGGCTCTGTCATCGTCGATGTGGCCATCGACCAGGGCGGCGTGGTGGCGACCTCCGACCGTGTGACCACGCACGCGGAACCCACGTACGTCCGACACGGCGTCGTCCACTACGCGGTCGCGAACATGCCGGGCGCCGTGCCGCGCACGTCCACGTTCGCCCTCACCAACGTCACGCTCCCGTACGTCCTGGCCATCGCGGACAAGGGCTGGCGCCAGGCCGTGGACGAGGATCCCAGCCTCGCCCGCGGCGTCAACATCGTCGCCGGTCGGGTGGTCTATCGCGCGGTGGCCGAGGCCCACGGGCTCGAGTACACCCCTCTGGAGCAAGTCATCTGA
- the xerD gene encoding site-specific tyrosine recombinase XerD, which yields MDAMIDEYLEYLRVEKGLAYNTLDSYRRDLRDFARFLARRNETPTAATRQAVAAYLVSLERQGRATSTVARRLAALKSFYQYLVQSQRLAHDPTVELESPKQKKRLPHVLTVKEIELLLAQPDSSTPAGMRDSAMLELLYASGIRVSELVSLNCDDISLDLGYLRCVGKGSKERIVPIGSVAVRAVRRYLEAGRPGLVKDPRQTALFVNHHGGRLTRQGFWKLIKKYAKDAGIEKPITPHVLRHSFATHLLENGADLRAVQEMLGHADISTTQIYTHLTQNRIKDVYARAHPRA from the coding sequence ATGGATGCGATGATCGACGAGTACCTGGAGTACCTCCGCGTGGAAAAGGGGCTGGCCTACAACACGCTGGACTCCTACAGGCGGGATCTTCGGGATTTCGCACGGTTTCTCGCCCGGCGGAACGAGACACCCACGGCGGCGACGCGACAGGCGGTGGCGGCCTACCTCGTCTCCCTGGAGCGCCAAGGGCGGGCGACGTCGACCGTCGCGCGGCGTCTCGCGGCGCTGAAGTCGTTTTACCAGTACCTCGTGCAATCCCAGCGCCTGGCGCATGACCCCACGGTGGAGCTCGAATCGCCGAAGCAGAAGAAGCGGTTGCCCCATGTCCTCACCGTCAAGGAGATCGAGTTGCTGCTGGCGCAGCCGGACAGCTCCACGCCCGCGGGGATGCGGGACAGCGCCATGCTGGAGCTGCTCTACGCTTCCGGCATCCGCGTGTCGGAGCTCGTCAGCCTCAACTGCGACGACATCTCGCTGGACCTCGGCTACCTTCGCTGCGTCGGCAAGGGGTCCAAGGAGCGGATCGTGCCGATCGGCTCCGTGGCGGTGCGCGCCGTTCGGCGTTACCTGGAAGCGGGCCGCCCGGGCCTCGTCAAGGATCCTCGCCAGACGGCGCTGTTCGTCAACCATCACGGCGGCCGGCTGACGCGTCAGGGATTCTGGAAGCTCATCAAGAAATACGCGAAGGACGCTGGCATCGAAAAGCCGATCACTCCCCACGTCCTGCGCCACTCGTTCGCCACGCACCTCCTGGAGAACGGGGCGGACCTGCGCGCCGTGCAGGAGATGCTCGGCCATGCCGACATCTCCACGACGCAGATCTACACGCATCTGACCCAGAACCGGATCAAGGACGTCTACGCGCGCGCCCATCCCAGAGCGTAG